Within the Candidatus Delongbacteria bacterium genome, the region GACGTCGTCCTGATGACCGGCTTTGGTGACCTGAACCTGTGCATCGCGGCCTTGCGCGGGGAGGCCAGCGACTTCCTGCTCAAACCGATTTCCGTCAAGGAACTGGACGAAGTGCTCAAGCGGATGGCCCGGCGCAGGCAGATCCGCCACGCCGCGGACCGCTCGCGTCTCAACGGCCCGGAGGAGAGCGGTTCCACCGGCGAGAAGAGCGAAGACGGCGGCAGCGTGTTCAGCGACATCCTGCCCGGCCAACTCGTCGGCTTCTATTCCGCACCCATGCGCACCATCCAGCACGTCTGCAGCAAACTCCACGAACAGCGGGATGTCCCGGTGCTGATCGAGGGTGAGACGGGAACGGGCAAGGAAGTGGTCGCCCGGTTGGTTCACGGCGGCAATCAGGAAAGCCGGCCCTTCATCTCGGTCAACTGCTCGGCCATTGCGCCCTCCCTGTTCGAAAGCGAGCTCTTCGGCTATGCGGAAGGCGCGTTCACCGGGGCCAAACGCAGCGGGGCGATCGGTCGAATCGAGCAGGCCCAGGGTGGCACGCTGTTTCTGGACGAGATTGGCGAGATGCCCCTCGACATGCAGCCCAAGCTGTTGCGCGTGATCCAGGAGCGGGAGCTGAGGCGGGTGGGGAGCGACAGGATCATGCGCCTTGACCTCCGGATCATCTGCGCCACAAACAGATCCCTGCTCGCCTTGTCGAAGGAGGGCGCTTTCCGCAGCGACCTCTATTACCGACTGAACACGGGCTACATCCAGGTCCCGCCGCTCCGGGATCGTCTGCGCGACATCTTTCCGCTGGCCAGGCTGTTCCTGGGCCAGGCCAATGCCAAGTGTGGAAAGAACTTCACTTCGATCACTCGCGAGGCTGTGCAGCGTTTGGAGGAGTACCCCTGGCCGGGGAACATCAGGGAACTGAAAAGCCAGATCGACCGCAGCGTCTTGATGTACGAAGGCCGGTACCTGGAAGTTGGCCACCTGGAGAGTCTGAGTGCGGGCCGCGAAGGGGATCTAAGCCAGGGCAACCGGATCCTGCTGGAGTTGCCGGATGAAGGCTACCCATTGGCGGACATGCAGGAAATCATCGCCCGGACGGTTCTTAAGCGGATGGGTGGCAACATCACCCAAGCCGCCAAGTACCTGGACATCGCCTGGGCGACCCTGAACCGGATGGCCGGCAAGACGAAGCACTGGAGTTGACGGCGGGAGCGCCGGACCCGCCTCCACAAAGGGTATGTCCACAAAACACACGAAAGGCACAAAGCGATCTTAAGCAACCATCATATCTTCACCAGCAGAAATGAGCTTTGAATTGCGCGTAATTTTTTATCTGTGTTCCTTGTGTTGTTTGCGGTTTAATTGCCTCTTGTTTCCTATTTACCAGTCGTTAACTCGGCATTTATTGCTCGGAAGATTATCAGCCTTTTGCGGTATATCGAGAAGTTCTGCCAACGAACGGGCTTTCCAGCTGGTGATGCCAAGAACGGCATTTCGTGTCAAGGTGAATATGGCGTGATTCAATTACGTTAGTCTCTCTAGAACAGATATCTCACGGGAAGACACGAATAAATTCTAAGAAGATAGTGAAAAAATTGTAAAACGACTCTTTATGCCATCGAAGTGACAAACAGTACAGCCATTGAAGGTCATTTTTCAGTTATTTATGATGATTATATTGTAGAGACGAAATTGATAGACAACAAAAAAAAGTGAGATTTAAATAGCATTTATGATAAATTCAATAATATGATCCGAGCTCATTTTCATATTCCTTTGAGCATCTAATTTCGTTGATCAGGAAAAAAAGAAGTTGCCTGCATTTCTGCAGGCAACTTCCGGATTCTTGATCTGCTCGGATCAAAACGGGGGTAGGCGATCTTATTCGTGCAGAGCCGTCACCTTGTAGAACTTCTTCGCGCTTGGCAGGGGAGCGTTCCAGCTTTCCCCGGCAAAGGTCCCCGTCAGGTCTTCCGTGAACCCGTGATACGGATTGTTTGAGGAGTAGACCTTGTAGGACGCGGCATCGGTCACGGGATCCCAGGACAGCACCGTTCTGCCTCCCGCTACGGTGATGTTCAACAGCGCGGGAGCCCCAAAGGGAGGCATGTAAGTGAAGCTGGCGGTTACGTCCACTGCCGGGCCCCAGGGGTAATCAGCCCTGACCCCGGCGATGTAGACCGGACCGGCGCTCAGGTTCTGGAACGGATACACCGTCTCGCTTTGGGCCGCCACCTGTAGGTCTCCATCCAGGCTGACGGCATAGGTCGCTTCGTTCGTTCCACTATCCCGGTAGCTGAGATAATTGTCCACGTACAGCAGACCGGGTTCCGCAACTCCGGGCCTGGATTCCGCCG harbors:
- a CDS encoding sigma-54 dependent transcriptional regulator → MKVLLIDDDPSSLQALERYLRDPFGYQVLTAANCEEGLALFEANDISIVLSDIRMEGMTGLEMLDRIKASDKGRDTDVVLMTGFGDLNLCIAALRGEASDFLLKPISVKELDEVLKRMARRRQIRHAADRSRLNGPEESGSTGEKSEDGGSVFSDILPGQLVGFYSAPMRTIQHVCSKLHEQRDVPVLIEGETGTGKEVVARLVHGGNQESRPFISVNCSAIAPSLFESELFGYAEGAFTGAKRSGAIGRIEQAQGGTLFLDEIGEMPLDMQPKLLRVIQERELRRVGSDRIMRLDLRIICATNRSLLALSKEGAFRSDLYYRLNTGYIQVPPLRDRLRDIFPLARLFLGQANAKCGKNFTSITREAVQRLEEYPWPGNIRELKSQIDRSVLMYEGRYLEVGHLESLSAGREGDLSQGNRILLELPDEGYPLADMQEIIARTVLKRMGGNITQAAKYLDIAWATLNRMAGKTKHWS